The Victivallis sp. Marseille-Q1083 DNA window AGAAGTTATAGAACGGCTTGCCGGTCGATCCGGCATACTGCAGCAAATCCTCAAGCGGTACGCCGTCGATCCGGCTGTCCAGCGCCATATCGGCCGCATAGCCCGGCCACAGTTTGCCCTCGTTGGCCAGATGCGCCTGCCGGCCGGCTTCATCGGCGAAATTGAACAGCAGATTGCAGGAGTGGTGCTCGACCACCCGGATGCCCCGGGCGTGACAGGCGCGCACCACCTGGGCCAGCGCGTCATTGATCCGATCGAAGTGCCGCCGGAAACTCCAGCGGAAATGAGTGTTGCTGAAGGTCATCACGTGGGTGATGCCGGCATCGGCGAACTGCTGCGCCCGTTGGTCGTACCACTCCGGCTGCGCATACCAGATTTCCTGTTCGTTGAACCAGAAAAATCCCCATTGGGCATGATAAGGGCGATTTTCGAAACGCGGAATTTCCGGCCAGACGACATATCCCTCCGGCCGCTGAACCTCCCCTCCGCCCCAAGCGCCTCCGACCAGCAGCGAGCCGGCCAGCAGACCACAACACCATTTTTTGTTTCGTCTCATCAACTTCTCCGAATAGATTTGGTTATCGATTATTTTCCCCGTTCAAATCAACAAAAAAAACAACCCAGCGGCAAGCCGGATTCAGCAGCCTTGACACTGGCGGTCGCAGCAGTGTGCCAGCCGTAGCACACCATGGCCGGCGATTCAACGCCGCCGGCACGGAGCCGGATTTGCGCACCGGCCAACTCCGGAGCGGCCACGACCCACCGGCCGTCGGTACCGGCCACTTCAAAGACGGCGGTTCCGACGCCCGCAACCAGTTCTGCCGTATTATCAAAGGTCATGACCACCTGATCGCCTTCCGTCGCCGCCGTCGAGAAAATAGCTATTCCGGTCGCCGGCCGCCCGGCAGGCCTCGACGGTATTTTTCTGGATATCCCGGTAGCGGATCATCCAGTCACTCAGCGAATTGCCCTCTTCGCACCGCTGGCCGTTGCCGGAAAAGCCGTAATTGAGGAGCGGCCGGTTGAGTTTCCGGCTGAGGATGTTCGTATAGCAACTGCCCGGCCGGGAGGCGCAGCCGCCCTGGGTGATCGAAGTGCCGTAGACGATGACCGGCCGGTCGCTGACATACGGCTGCGGCGCCATATGCGGCATGAATTCGGAAATTCCCAAATCGGCCTTGAGCACCAGCTTGCGGCAGTTGGAGCGGAAACGAATCTGGCCGCCGGCAGTATGGTTGGCCAGATAATCCACCCCTTCGCTGATTTCAACCTCCGGCTTATCGGCCATATTCGGGTCGAGTTCTTCGATTTTCATCTGTTTTCTCTCGCTGCATTTTTTTGTGCGTCGAATCCGGGCCAATGATAAAATCAGCCATTCAAATAAAATGTCTACCTTCTTCCTCGCCACTTCCGGACACATGCGTTCCGGAAGCGGCAAGAATCTTTATTTGCTTATTGCAATTCGATCACCAGATGCGTCTTGAGCGTATCAGCCGGCACGGACAATGTAATCGTTTCCCCCTCGTCCTTTACCGGCAACTCCACGGTTTCACCATACAGCGAATTACCGACTGCTGAAGCAATCACCCGGTCGACCGGCTTGCGCAATGTGACGGAAAACGCCCCGATCGGCGGATACGGAACCGGATCGGTCGACCGGTAAACATCGGAATTTTCCGGATCATTGAACGTATCGACCGCATTCAACAAATGAACCGTCCAGCCGCCATTGTCCGGATTGATCAAACTTGAAATCAGCAAATTTTCCGGCACATCGGCAACAATATCCCTCGGCCCGGTCAGCAGTCCCTGCAAATAGGCGACTACCTCTTTGCGTTTGGCAATCTCTTCCGGCGTCGGCCGCTGCCAATCGGCCAATGGAATCGGCGGCGCCCAGACCACCAGCACCCGCGGGATAAAACGTACGTTCAAAGCGTCGGAATCCAGGAATACGACCTCGTTCTTGTCCGTTTCGAGCAACTGCTCCAATTGTTCCTTCGAACGGCAGGCGTAATGATCGTAGGAGCGAATCCCGGACTCGCCCAGCCACAGCAGTCTGCCGCCCCGGGCGGCAAATCGACGGAAATTCTCGATCTCCTCGTCGCGCAGGAAACGAATCTCCGGCACGATCAACACTTCGTACTGTTCCGGTAACTCCGGAGCAAAATCGCGAAAGCCGACATAGTTGAACGGTACATTTTCAAAAATCAGCGCTTCGCCGATGCCGGCGGACAGGGCGGGAAACTTCAAATCAAGATGGCGCCCCTGCGCCGAATCGTAAATGGCGATCCGGGCCGGCATCTCATAGCCGGACAACGCATCGCCGTGCGCCTTTTCGAAATCACGCATCGGACGTTCCGGAAAACTATCGTTGGCGCGGCTTTCGGCAAAAAACAGATGACCGCTGTACAGACAAAGCATCCAGGCAAATTCG harbors:
- a CDS encoding SGNH/GDSL hydrolase family protein, coding for MKIEELDPNMADKPEVEISEGVDYLANHTAGGQIRFRSNCRKLVLKADLGISEFMPHMAPQPYVSDRPVIVYGTSITQGGCASRPGSCYTNILSRKLNRPLLNYGFSGNGQRCEEGNSLSDWMIRYRDIQKNTVEACRAAGDRNSYFLDGGDGRRSGGHDL